Proteins from a single region of Campylobacter sputorum:
- a CDS encoding EexN family lipoprotein: MKKLFVSSLLSLGLLVFLTGCGEEAKTKEYYSQHLEEAKARVAECKKLEKFNETEQIDCANANKALFLRNDHINNPYDTNKTWSPTF; the protein is encoded by the coding sequence ATGAAAAAGTTATTTGTAAGCAGTTTATTAAGCTTAGGCTTATTAGTCTTTTTAACTGGTTGTGGGGAAGAAGCAAAAACCAAGGAATATTACTCTCAACATTTAGAAGAAGCCAAGGCAAGAGTTGCAGAGTGCAAGAAGCTGGAGAAATTCAATGAAACTGAACAAATCGATTGTGCAAATGCAAATAAGGCGCTATTTTTACGCAACGATCATATCAACAATCCATACGATACAAATAAAACTTGGTCGCCAACATTCTAA
- a CDS encoding glycosyltransferase family 2 protein, with product MKPLISIIVPVYNVEKFLKTSLKSLINQTYKNIEILVVNDGSSDKSGEICDEFAKKDSRIRVFHQKNCGQAAARNLALNHAKGEFYSFVDSDDWVETNYIQTLYELCDSFKTDISMVGLYQNKDGSQKVLCCDETRIFSQKEVFDKICFSEDGFGCFFPKMLLKSEFMIKFPQNQPYEDIAIYHKVISKAEFIALSKEPKYHYRIHQNSTTNSNFNPKQLFHIKNATKFRNFIIKKYPDLKPCANYFLCNAMAMQNNERILQQAKEEIEIKPDPRVPYGKGKTTSNPEAFKF from the coding sequence TTGAAACCCTTAATAAGCATAATAGTGCCAGTTTATAATGTCGAAAAATTTTTAAAAACCTCTCTTAAAAGCCTGATAAATCAAACCTATAAAAATATCGAAATTTTAGTGGTAAATGATGGAAGTAGCGATAAAAGTGGTGAAATTTGTGATGAATTTGCTAAAAAAGATAGCAGGATAAGAGTTTTTCATCAAAAAAATTGTGGACAAGCAGCTGCAAGAAATTTAGCACTAAATCACGCAAAAGGCGAATTTTACAGCTTTGTAGATAGTGATGACTGGGTTGAGACTAATTATATCCAAACTCTATATGAACTTTGCGATAGTTTTAAAACTGATATTTCGATGGTTGGATTATATCAAAACAAAGACGGCTCACAAAAGGTGCTTTGTTGCGATGAGACGCGAATTTTTAGCCAAAAAGAGGTTTTTGATAAAATTTGTTTTAGCGAAGATGGTTTTGGCTGTTTTTTTCCAAAAATGCTATTAAAAAGTGAATTTATGATCAAATTTCCGCAAAATCAACCATACGAAGATATAGCGATCTATCACAAAGTCATATCAAAAGCAGAATTTATCGCGCTTAGCAAAGAGCCAAAATATCACTACAGAATTCACCAAAACTCCACAACAAACTCAAATTTTAATCCAAAACAGCTTTTTCATATCAAAAATGCGACCAAATTTAGAAATTTTATAATCAAAAAATATCCAGATCTAAAACCGTGTGCAAACTATTTTTTATGTAACGCGATGGCTATGCAAAATAATGAACGGATACTGCAACAAGCTAAAGAAGAAATTGAAATAAAACCAGATCCAAGAGTACCTTATGGAAAAGGTAAAACTACATCAAACCCAGAAGCATTTAAATTCTAA
- a CDS encoding glycosyltransferase, which produces MCQKSSNNPKFDLYIKKENLILAAGRLEDYKGFDIFIKAIAKIDPKILKNYKIVIAGDGNQREILENLAKNLELNIEFLGFIKDIQTVYQKAKIVVVTSRAEGFCNILMESIFFDIARISTDCNAGPIELIKDNFDGFLCRVDYVQQIADKIEILIKDENLRQKFIKNANLRRKNFTPQAVSQKWINFIKDSI; this is translated from the coding sequence ATTTGTCAAAAATCGTCAAATAATCCGAAATTCGATCTTTATATCAAAAAGGAAAATCTCATTTTAGCGGCTGGAAGATTGGAAGATTATAAAGGTTTTGATATTTTTATAAAAGCAATCGCCAAAATAGATCCTAAAATTTTAAAAAACTATAAAATCGTAATTGCTGGCGATGGAAATCAAAGAGAAATTTTGGAAAATTTAGCAAAAAATTTAGAATTAAATATCGAATTTTTAGGCTTTATAAAAGATATACAAACAGTTTATCAAAAGGCAAAAATCGTCGTCGTAACAAGCAGAGCCGAGGGATTTTGTAATATTTTGATGGAGAGCATATTTTTCGATATCGCACGAATCTCAACAGATTGCAACGCAGGTCCAATTGAGCTTATAAAAGATAATTTTGACGGATTTTTATGTAGAGTTGATTATGTTCAACAGATTGCCGATAAGATAGAAATTTTAATAAAAGATGAAAATTTAAGGCAAAAATTTATAAAAAATGCAAATTTAAGACGCAAAAATTTTACTCCTCAAGCAGTTTCGCAAAAATGGATAAATTTTATAAAGGATAGCATTTGA
- a CDS encoding DUF3137 domain-containing protein: MKFLRKRAYMDDAIFEDIFDVYTNDQIRSRYILDSSIVVNFIKIREILISSVGMIFLKIKFFIYFYC; encoded by the coding sequence ATGAAGTTTTTGCGCAAAAGAGCTTATATGGATGATGCTATATTTGAAGATATTTTTGATGTTTATACAAACGATCAAATACGATCAAGATATATTTTAGATAGTAGCATTGTGGTTAATTTTATAAAAATCAGAGAAATTTTAATTTCATCAGTTGGTATGATTTTTTTAAAAATAAAATTTTTTATATATTTTTACTGCTAA